The window TACCGGTCTCCCGTGAGGGCAGTATTCTTTTTCCGGGCAGCTAACCCACGTTTCCAGCAGTGCCAGAGCTTCATCCCGGGCTAGAGGTTGCCCGGCCTTGATTGCCGACTTGCAGGAGAGCATTATCCATAGATCTTTAAGTGTTCTGGCTTCACCACCAAGAGCAGAGCGCAGATATTCTTTGGCTTCACCGGGTTCAAGTGTCGGCGGAACTCCTTTCATCGAGACGGTACTGCCGGAGGTTTCCAGCCTGAAACCGGCTGAAAGCAATTCTTCCCACATTTCCTGCAATCGTTCTGCTTCCGAGGGATGAAGAACTATTTCAAGCGGCATTGCTAGAGGCCGGTAATTGCCGGAAGTTCTCTGGTGAAGCATATTGGCATACAAAACCCTTTCGTGTGCGGCATGCTGATCAAGAAGGCCCAACGCTCCGTTGGCAAGCCTGAGGACAAGATAGGTATCCGCAACCTGTCCCAGATAATCCATGCCTGTTCCGGGGACTCTGTCCACCCGTTCAACGGATTCAGCCTGACTGGTTGTAGCTGATACCCCCCGGGGGTCTTCCGTCTTATTAACTACATCCTCTTCACAATCATTGCTTGCGCCATTTCCGTAGCCAGGGAGATTACCATTCCCATAAGTGGAAACATTCTGATGCAGGGAAAAATCTTTTTCCTCAGGCGGAGCTATAGCGGAATTACGACTACCACCGGTGAAACTGTCCGCACTTTTACTGAAATCAGTATCCCTGAACTCTCTGTATGTAGAAAATTTATCTCCCGGAGTTATTGGCAGTTCCTGCTGTTCGTCTTTTCTGTTTTCTACGGGCTTCCTTTCTAAATTCAAATCAGTTTTGCTCTCTAAACCGATACCCGGAATATTTTTTTCGGACTCACCCTGAGGGTCAAAAACACCCATTTCGTATCGACTGAGAGCCTGAACAATTGAACCGCGTATGGCACTGAAAACATCTTTTTCATCCCTGAAGCGCACTTCCATTTTTGCAGGGTGTACGTTTACATCTACGAGTTCAGGTGGAACTGTCAGAAAAATAACGGCGATAGGATATTCACGGGATATAAGTCTCCCTTTATACGCTGCCCTGACCGCGCTTATCATAAGTTTATCCTGAACAGGCCTTCCGTTCACATACATTAAGATACGATCAGAACGGGACTGAGTTACGGAAGGAATCCCGGCCAGTCCTGAAACTTTAATTCCCGCAGAGTCATAACCTACTTCAAGCAGACTCTCGCACTGTTTGGCTGACCAGAAGCCGGAAAGTCGGTCTGTAAGCGACTGGTCAGGGGGCAGACGAAACAGCTCACGTCCGTTTGAAACCAGACTGAAACCGATTCCCGGATTAGCAAGACTTATTCTAAAAAGTATCTGATTGCAGCGACGGGCCTCAGTTGCTTCAGTTTTCAAAAATTTAAGTCTGGCAGGGATATTATAGAACAGATCCCGGACTTCAACAGAAGTTCCTGCCGACAGCACCGCTGGGCCTTCATCAATAATTTCGGAGCCTTCAACATGAAGCGACCAAGCCTCGCTTTCAGCTGCAAACTTTGATGAAATTATAAACCTTGAAACTGAGGCAATGCTTGGCAGAGCTTCCCCACGAAATCCGAAACTCGATATTGAATTTAAATCAGAAACACTGCTTATCTTGCTTGTTGCATGTCTGGTAACAGCCAGAGTCAATTCATCTTTAGGTATACCGGAGCCATCATCACGGACACTTATCAGCCCCTGACCTCCGCGCTCTATATTTACATCAATACGCTTGCTTCCGGCATCAACAGCGTTCTCAACAAGCTCTTTGACAACGCTGGAAGGCCTTTCAACAACTTCTCCGGCTGCTATCTGATTACGCAGTGCAGCAGGAAGCACATTTATTTTATTTCTTGCAGTCACAATAATCCTGTTTGTTTTTAGCTTTAGCCTGAAGTCTACAAAAAGGAACGCTCCCCGTCCATTATCTGATACGAGGAGCGTGTAATTTCTTTATGACAGTATGAAGAGTGGCTACTAATCCAGATAGTTATCCATAGGGAATAAATTGAAATTCACACTGTAGCGTTCATCAACTGTTGTCTTGGAAGCCACAAACTCAAGTGAGAAACACTGATGATTCCATCCGAGAGTTGCGGTTTTCTCAAGATCACGACCAGCATTGAGATCGGAACGGAATTCACCACCCAGAACAAACCCGTATGGCAGTCTGGCCTTGGCACCGTACCTGACAACCTGCATACTGTCGTCACTCTGGCGTTTATATTCATCAATCGCCCGCAGGTAATCATACCCGAACAAGAGGTAGCCGTAATTATCATCAAATACTTTTAAAACATTCTCGTTTTCAGTGACATCAAGCAGATATGGAGAGAACCATGTTCTTGATCTCAAAGAGACCCAATTCAGAGGCGTAACCAGAACTTCACCCATTGTATCTGAGAAAGGACGTGATTCGTATTCATCAAGTTCAACAGTTCTGCGGGCCTCGTCTATATCGTAGCCCTGCTCCACCCTGAATCTTAAAAATTCAAGATAAGAATTACTCAGGACAGGAAGACCGTTACGTCCCCTGACAACGGTTGCGGCCTTACGGTCAAACACGTTTGTCAGTGAGAATGTGATATCATTTTGTGAGGAGATACGGTCACGGGCATCAAAATACGGAAGTTTTTCCTGATCAGGGTCATCCTGAACCCAATTGTACTCCAATCTGGGAATAAAGCTGTGTTTAACGCTGACCCAGTTACTTTCTCCAATGGAACTATTGGAAACCGCTGGAGCGTCACTTACATTGAAAACCCTGTAATATTCTGAGAATGCACTGATTCCGGCTTCTCCAAGAAGGCGTCCCTGCATAGAATCCCTGCTGACTTCAGAGCTGGCATTCTGGAAAGAGCCTATCATATA of the Maridesulfovibrio bastinii DSM 16055 genome contains:
- the mutL gene encoding DNA mismatch repair endonuclease MutL — protein: MTARNKINVLPAALRNQIAAGEVVERPSSVVKELVENAVDAGSKRIDVNIERGGQGLISVRDDGSGIPKDELTLAVTRHATSKISSVSDLNSISSFGFRGEALPSIASVSRFIISSKFAAESEAWSLHVEGSEIIDEGPAVLSAGTSVEVRDLFYNIPARLKFLKTEATEARRCNQILFRISLANPGIGFSLVSNGRELFRLPPDQSLTDRLSGFWSAKQCESLLEVGYDSAGIKVSGLAGIPSVTQSRSDRILMYVNGRPVQDKLMISAVRAAYKGRLISREYPIAVIFLTVPPELVDVNVHPAKMEVRFRDEKDVFSAIRGSIVQALSRYEMGVFDPQGESEKNIPGIGLESKTDLNLERKPVENRKDEQQELPITPGDKFSTYREFRDTDFSKSADSFTGGSRNSAIAPPEEKDFSLHQNVSTYGNGNLPGYGNGASNDCEEDVVNKTEDPRGVSATTSQAESVERVDRVPGTGMDYLGQVADTYLVLRLANGALGLLDQHAAHERVLYANMLHQRTSGNYRPLAMPLEIVLHPSEAERLQEMWEELLSAGFRLETSGSTVSMKGVPPTLEPGEAKEYLRSALGGEARTLKDLWIMLSCKSAIKAGQPLARDEALALLETWVSCPEKEYCPHGRPVFISFSALDMEKMFKRK